Genomic DNA from Candidatus Bathyarchaeia archaeon:
ATCGATAGGCTTCGAGGATGCCAACAGCACCGAGATAGACCCCTTTACCAAGGACCCGGTCATAGATCTGATGCCGGAGCAGAAGTCGATCAGCCTGATGGGTTCCACGATGCGGCTCGGGGCCCACAGGATAGTCCTGAAGGAGGGTAGCATGGCGATGCGCCTTTACGGGAGCAAGATCGTGACCGAGAGGCACAGGCATAGGTATGAGGTTAACCCGAGGTATTGGGAGGCCTTGGAGCGCGGCGGGCTCGTCTTCTCCGGGATTAGCGAGGATGGCCTGAGGGCGGAGATCGCAGAATTGCCGGGGATGCGCTTCTATATGGCGACGCAGTTCCACGCCGAATTTAAATCGAGGCCCAATAGGCCCTCCCCTCCATACCTAGGGTTCGTGAGGGCTTGCTTGGAGAGGAGGCTCAGCCGATCTAAGCCGTAGGGACGTTGTGGCGCGGGTTCGCCTCAGGGCTTCGCTAGAACGATTCATTCCGGGGGAATGCAAATGTATAATATATTGCTCCCCCTTACGATCACGCTCCCGAAGTTGGCTACGGGGCTATCGTTGTTGAATTTCGTCGCCCCCTCCAAGACTATGTTCATGTGACTATCACAATCCACCATCTTCCCCCTATACTCCGCGTTGTTCTTCAGCTTTATCATGACCTCCCTATTCGACCTCTTCATCAGAAGGTTCAAGGGTTTCCTCGAAGGCTCCAAAGCGCCAACACACCCTCTTGGACTGGGATCTTGACAAACATATAAAAGCCTTTTCCGGGATCCAGCGGCATTTTCATCGACCCCTCCCGGCCCATTTGGAGTTCTTCAAGCTTATATAAGGGGAACTTTAATCCCCTCATGGAGAGGGCGGGAGATTCGATATTGAGCTCGGAACCCGCGAAGAGGAAGTACGAGTTCATAGAGGATATACCGGGCGTCGGGCCGGCGACGGCGGATAAGCTCAGGGAGATGGGCTTCCATACGATAGAATCCCTAGCGACCGCCACGGTCAAGGAGCTGATCCCGGCCGGCATCGGGGAGAAGCAGGCCCAGAGGATCATCTCGGAGGCCCGGGATAGCATAGCGCTCACCTTCATCCCAGCCAAGGAACTCATAAGGATGAGGCAGAACGTCCTCAGGCTCACGACCGGCAGCAAAGCGATCGATGAACTCCTCGGCGGCGGCATAGAGACCCAAACGATAACCGAATTCTATGGGGAGTATGGGGTTGGCAAGAGCGTCCTTTGTCATCAGCTCTCCGTGAACGTCCAACTACCCATCGATAAGGGGGGATTGGATGGAGGGGCGCTCTACATAGATACCGAGCAAACCTTTAGACCCGAGTGGATAGTGAGGATGTCCCAAGACTTGGGATTGGATCCCGATTCCGTTTCGCAGCGCATAATATATAGCGAAGCATATAACAGCGACCATCAGATATTGATATTGGAGAAGGCTGATAAGATAATAAAGGATAATAACATAAAATTGATAATAATAGACTCCTTAACAGCCCACTTCAGGAGCGAATATTTGGGGAGAGAGATGCTGGCGGAGAGGCAACAGAAGTTAAACAACCATATGCATAAGTTGCTCAGGCTCGCGAGGGCGTTCAATGCGGCGGCCGTCGTCACGAATCAAGTCATGGCAAAGCCTGATGCTTTCTTTTCGGCCCCCTTGGAGGCGGTGGGCGGCCATATAGTGGCCCACACCTCCCATACGAGAGTATTCGTTAGGAAGGCAGCGAGCGGACCGGTCAGGATAGCGAAGCTCGTATCGAGCCCTTACCTACCGGAGGGGGAGAGCGTTTTCAAGATAACCTCTAGCGGCGTGAAGGATGTCACGGAAGAGGATCAGAAGAAGAGGAGATGATACGCGAATGAAGATGGACCTTAAGAATTTTTTTAAGTTGTTATTGGAGAGGAAAATAAATGAAGCGGAGAAGGAATTATCGAGGATGAGGGGGGAGGGGGGCTCGGAGTGGGAGCGAGGATTCATGAAGGCCCTCGAGGGGCTCCTGCTGGCCCAGAAAAACCCCAACGATAAATACCTCTTCCTAAATAGCGAGGCATTCACAAAACGAGAATTGAGGGAGCTGAAAAGGAGGTTCCTAAAGCATTCAAAGGATGAGCTCCATGCGGAGTACGATAGGGGATATTTCAGCTGCATGGTGGAATATGTGAAGGCCCTTGAGAAGATGGGCCCGGGGGAGGGCTAGCCGCAATTACGATCGGCTGGTCGGCATCCGACTCGCTCAACCGTATTGGAGCGTGTTCAATAGGATTAGGACCATCGACCACACTAGGAAATAGGTCCCGATCCCGGTTGTGATGAATTTATATTTCTTCCCCATGTTCCCCCACAGGCTGGGGGAGTACCTGATGATGGCGCATGATAAAATGAAGGCTGATACCGCCAGCCCCACCCCATAATACCCGACGATCCTTAGGATATGACAGACAAAGGCCACGACTATGGCCAAGAGGAGTCTCGACCAATAGACCACCGATGATGGGGTAGGTTTATTAAGCGGCATTCCTTTCCATCCCGCGATGCTGAGCCTAGAGGGCTTATTGGGTCCCGATATATAAAAGATGAGTTGTGTAATATCAAGGGCGGATCCGGTGCTCCAGGGGGTTGGTATCCACATCCATATCCAATTCCGAGCGCGGCTCAAAGAAGGCCTCCATGAGCAATTTCGACCTATTCTTCCTAATCCCAGAACTCAAGGATAAGATTGTGGGCAAGATCATCGATAACGTATATCAAATTTCTGACGATACATTCGTGATGAAAATGAGGCCCGGGAACGTCGAGCTCCTGCTCCAGCCCGGGAGGAGGATCCATGTAACTAACTATGCCATCAAGAAGCCCAAGGAGCCGACCCCCTTCTGCATGGCCCTAAGGAGGCGCTTGGTCGATTCAAGGGTTTCTGGCATTGAACAGGTCGGGTTCGAGAGGATCGTCAAGATTGATCTAATGAGGGGCCAAGAGACCCTCTGCCTTTACGTGGAGTTGTTTAAGAGGGGAAACCTAGTCCTAGTGAAGGATGGGAAGATATCGCTTGCGTGGAGATATGCGAGGATGAAGGACAGGAGCATAGTACCAAATGCTGAATTCAAGCTTCCACCGAAGGGGGATCTGGATCCCAGGTCCCTCTCGCCCGAGCAGCTCCTATCCCTAGGGCGAAGGGGCGGGCCCCTCTGGAGATCCTTGATGGATGCCTTGGGGATCAATAGGCTTTACGCCTCAGAGCTGGCTCTCAGGGCGGGGCTGAGTCCGGATTCCGATTGTAGCCAATTGGGCCAATCGGATTTCGAAAGGATAGGGAACGCGGTCGCATCCATCCTCTCCGAAGAGCCAAGCCCGGTCGTGGTCTTGAGCCGCTCCGGGAGCCTTCTAGATGTTACGCCGATAAAGTTGAAATCATACGAGGGCCTTCAAGTTAAGGAATATTCTTCTTTCAATGATGCGTTGGACGATTTCTTTACGGAATTGGAGAAGGAGAGGGAGGAGATCCTCCTCAAGGAAGCTCATTCCAAGCAGCTTGAGAGGATGGAAAGGATTCTAAGGGCTCAAAGGGAGGAGCTTGAGAAGGTTTCGAAGATGATATCCCCCCTGAGGGAAGCGGCCGATGCGATCTGCTCAAGGATGAATGAGGTGAAATGGATCGCATATTCATTCTTCTCAAGCTTGGAGGAGGGCAAATCCGAGGAGGAGGCTTTGGAGAGTGCCAAAGGGCTTTCCAAAGGCGATATCGAGGTCTTGGGGTGGGATGGGGCCTCCGGTGAATTGAGACTTTCATTAAAGGGCGTGCCTTTCTCGATCTCCAAGGGGAGGGGGCCTGGGGAGGCCGCGAGCCTATTATACGAAAGGGCCAAGGAGTTGGAGAGGAGGGCTGAAAAGCTGAGGGCCCTAATCGAGGCGACGGAGGCCCAAATCGCCTCGATGGAGAAGGGTTTTTCAAGGCGAATTGAGGAGGGGCTAAAGCTCTCGAGGAAGGTCGAGAAGAAATGGTATGAGAAGTTCAGGTGGTTCCGTTCTTCGAGCGGGAAGCTCGTTCTGATAGGGAGGGATTCATCGAGCAATGAGCTCCTGATCAAGAGGTACTTGGAGGCGGGCGATGTCGTGTTTCACGCCGATATCCCTGGTGCCCCCTTCGTGGTGGTCAAATGCGGGGGGGATCTGGATGAGGCCACCGAGATGGAGGCGGCAACAGCAGCCGCCTCATATAGCAAGGCTTGGGCTGAGGGGATAGGCTCCTTGGACGTATTCTGGGTCAACTCCGATCAGGTTGAGAAGGGGGCTCCGAGCGGCGAATATCTGAAGAAAGGGGCCTTCATGATAAGGGGGCGGAGAAACTACATCAGGGGCGTTGAGCTTAGGCTCGCCATAGGGATCGATCCGGAGGCCATGGAGATCTTAGCCGGGCCTAGAACCGCGGTTGAGGGGAGGACTCCATACTTCGTGGAAGTGGTTCCCGGGGAAACCCCCTCACGAAGGTTGGCCGAAGCGATCCTGAACCGCTTGATTGAAAAGGTTCCTAAGGCGATCGCGAAGGGGCTCAAGAGCGATGAAGTCATCTCCAAAGTACAGGCTCTCTTGCCCTACGGGAGGGGGGATTTGGCAAAGGGCCAAGGATAAGGCTTTATAAAATCCGCGTCTTTGGGAGCTTGGGGATTCGGGCTTGAAGAAGCGCACCGATTTGCCAAAGGTTTCTGTGAAGGAGATCATGTCCTCCCCGGTGATCACCGTGAAGAAGGGGGAGAACGCCATAAAGGTCGCAAAATTGATGATCGACAATAAGATAGGGAGCGTGATAGTCGTCGATGAGGAGAAGAAACCCATAGGGATAATCACCGAGAGGGATATTGTCAGGATTATGGCCTCCGGGGCGCTCGATCCGGAGAGGACGAAGGCGGAGGATATAATGAGCCAGCCGCTCAGGACGATATCCCCCGAGCTGGGCATCGAGGAGGCTGCCAAATTGATGAGGCAGTTGGGAGTTAAGAGGCTCCCGATAATGGAGGGAGGGACGCTAGTGGGGATAATCTCGAGCGGAGATATAATCCGAGTGACCCCCTCCATAATAGAGATGTTGCTCGAGAGATCCCGGATCGGGCCGGCCGTGCCCGAGCCCAAGACGACCTCCTTGATGGGATATTGCGATCTATGCGGGGCTTGGTCCGATGGCCTGAGGCCGAAGGATGGCCAGTACATATGCGAGGATTGCCTCAGCGATCTTGATGGGGAATCAACTTAAACCACCGGAGAGATCGATGAGGGCGGACCTAAACTTAGTAGGAGGCAAGGTATATATAGACGGTTCTCTGGTGGACTGCGGCCTTTCGATAGAGGATGGCAGGATAAGGAAGGTGGGGAAGGAGGCAAGCTTACCCCCCTCGGATGAAGAGATGAGCGCTAGGGGGCTCATAATCCTCCCCGGGCTTATCGATGCCCATGTCCACATGAGGGATATGGGGCTTTCCCATAAAGAGGATTTCGGCTCCGGGACCGCGTCGGCCGTATGCGGCGGCTTCACGACGGTCCTAGATATGCCCAATACCTCACCCCCCACGGATTCCCCGGAGCGCTTATTGGAGAAGATGGAGGTGGCTAGGGGGAGGATCCTATCCAACGTCGGCCTACACGGAATGATGACGAGCGATTTAGATGATCTATATGGAATGATTGAGCTAGGGATCTTCTCCCTGAAGATCTTCATGGATCGTTGCGATTGGCCAAGGGAAACTTTTGAGAGGGTCCTCGCTGCGTGTAGGGATCGCTCCCTGCCGGTGACGTTCCATGCGGAGAGGGCCCATTCGAAGTGGAAAGGAAGCCGGCTTCGGGAGGATGGGTGTGGCATAGGGGACTTCCTGAGGGCCCATGACCCCGAGCTCGAAGTTCTGGCGGTAGAGGAGGTGATCGATTTGATACGCCGCACAGGGGCCAAAGGCCACATATGCCATATCTCACTCCCCGAATCGGTCGAGAAGTTGAGGGCCTCGCGACTCAGCGGAGCGATTACCTGCGAAGTGACGCCGCATCATTTATTGCTGTCCTATGATAGCTACGCAGAGCTCGGGAATCTCGCGCTAACCCTCCCTCCTTTGAGGTCCCCGGAGAGGGTGAGGGGCTTAATGAACTATTTCCTCCAATGCCGGATAGATATCGTAGCTAGCGATCATGCGCCCCACTTAAGGGATGAGAAGCTTGGGGGATCCGTGTGGGAAGTCCCTCCCGGGATACCCGGCTTGGAAACAACCTTCCCGCTTTTGTTCACTTTAGTAGCGAAAGGGGATCTACCGCTCTGGAAAATGATTGAGGCTTTATCGGAGAAGCCCGCCGAGTTGTTTGGGATTGAGGGGAGGGGGAGGATAAGGGAGGGGTTCATGGCCGATTTGATCATGGTGGATCCAAGGGCGGAATATGTCTTGGACTCTTCGGCATTCAAATCGAAGGCAAAGTACTCCCCATTCGATGGTTGGAGGGTGAGGGGGCGGGTCGTTAAGACGATCGTGAATGGGGAGGTGGTTATGGATGAGGGGGAAATCGTTAGTAAGCCGGGCATTGGATCCCTTCTGAGGCCTTCGCGATGAAATTCATTACCGATGGGATGCTTGGCAGGCTCTCCAGGTGGCTAAGGATAATTGGATATGATGTGGAATACATCAGGAACGCTTCCGATGAAGAGATTTTGCGGAGAGCGAAAGAGGAGGGTCGTACGGTGCTGACGAGGGATCGAAGCCTATATGCGATGGCCAAGAGGGACGGGGTGGGGGCGATATTATTGGAGGAGAAAGATTTGTTTGGGCAGTTGGCGAGGCTCGTAGAGTTGGGCGCGATAGACGTGGACCCCTGCAACGAATCGCGATGTCCGATTTGCGGATCCGCCTTGAGGGAGATTGAGAAGGGCGAGGTCGCAGGGAGGGTGCCGGCCAAGAGCCTCGAGCTCTATGAGGAGTTTTGGGAATGTGAGAACGATAGGTGCGGTAAGGTTTACTGGATGGGTAGCCATTGGAGGAGGATAGAGGAAAGGTTAAAGGCGCTTGAGGATTTCAAATCGCGCTTGGCTGGCGAGGTGTCATAGGGTGTCGAATGAATTTTCCCTCGAAGATGGGAAGTTCTTGGTGAAACTGGCGCGAAGGGCCATATGGGAGTTGTTGAGGGGCTCCAAGAAGATATCCCCCCCGGAGGGCCTCGACGAAAAATTCCTGAGGAAGAGGGGGGTCTTCACGACCCTAACGGATCACGAAAGCGGGGAGCTGAGGGGATGCATAGGCTTCCCGTTCCCAACGAATCCGCTGATCGAGGCCGTCATAGATTCGGCCATAGAGGCCGCCACGAGCGATCCCAGGTTCCCGCCGGTGACCTTGGAGGAGCTCGAGAGGAGGATAGTCTTGGAGCTGAGCATATTGACCGATCCGGAGCCCATCCGGTTCAAGGACCCGAGGGAATGCCCTTCCATGATCGAAATAGGAGAGGATGGACTCATCGTTGAGAGGGGATGGGCCAAGGGTCTCCTACTGCCGCAGGTCGCCGTGGAATGGGGATGGGATCCGGAGGAGTTCCTGAGCAATTGTTGCATAAAGGCCGGGCTCCCGCCGGATGCTTGGCTAATGGGGGGGACCAAGATCTACAAATTCAGGGCCACAATATTCTCCGAGAAGTCCCCCAATGGGGAAGTCTTTGAAAAGAGGTTGAAGAGCGAGTAGATGAAGGTATATGTTTCGGCCTGCGGCATAGGGAACGGACACATGGCTAGATGCGATCCCTTGATTTCCCATCTGATGCGCAGCGGGATCGATGTCCTAGTGTCCACCTATTCCGACGGGTATGCATATGCCCTGAGGAGGGGCTTCAGAACCGTGAGGGCGCTCTCGATAAATTATAGAACCAAGCCGGATGGGTCGGTGGATTTCAAGAGGACGGCGACCTCCAGCGGCTTCTCCTTGGGGGTCCACAGGTTCCTCAAGCAATTGGTTCGGGAGATAGAGTATATGAAATGGTACAAGCCTGATGTCGTTATATCTGATTCTAGGGCTTCCTCGCTCATAGCGGCCAAGTTGCTCGGGATACCATGCGCATTAATACTGAACCAATTCAGGATCAGAATCGTCAAGGCCCCCTCAAACGGGTCCTTGGGGCTTTCGGACAGGATCTTCTTCCTGATAGCCAACCTCGCTTGGATCTACCTGGGCGTCCTCCTCTCCTGCATATGGGAGCTCGCCGACAGGATCTTCATCCCGGACTTCCCACCTCCACTCACAATATCGGAGGGGAATTTGAGATTGCCTAGAAGGGCCTTGAGGAAGGTCGAATTCGTGGGCCCGATGGTCAGACTCGAGGATGGGAACGAAAGGGATAGGATCCTCCGGGAGCTGGGCTTAGGGGGGGATAAGCCCTTGATTTACTTGGCAGTCAGCGGGCCTAGGAAGGAAAGGCAATTTCTCGTAGATAAGTTGGAGGACATGCTGAAATCGGATTTGATGAGGCGCTCGGGATATCAGTTCGTTATGTCCTGCGGGGATCCCTTGGGGAGGAGTTCCAAGAGATTTGGAAACGTCGTGATATTTGATTGGGTCGATGATCAAGATGCCCTCATGAGGGCATCCAAGGTCGTCCTATGTCGAGCCGGGCATGGGACCATAATGAAGTGCATATCCCTCGGGAAGCCCATGATACTCGTCCCGACCCCTGACCACACCGAGCAATATGGAAACGCGGAGAAGGTGGAGAGGTTGGGCTTGGGGAGGGTGTTGCACCAAAAGGATCTATCCGAAGTTGCCCTCTTGAGCGTCATTGAAGACCTGGTTGGGAAGAGGATTGAATTCAAATTGAGGGGCGAGGGGGACGCCTTTTCAAGGATAATTGATTATATAAACCTCCATCGACGGGGTGAGCAGTCGCCCGCGCATTAGGGTAGGCTATTGATCGATGGGCTGAGGCGGGCGAGGCCGTTCATGAGCTTCTACCTCGCCTTAACCTCTCGGCCTTCTCCCCCCAATATTTGACCCATCTAGGGGATCCCAGCTCCTCGCTCATTCTTCTGCACCTCTCATAGAACAATAAACGCTCTTCATCCCCCATTGATTCTACCTCCCTTTTCATTCCCTCAAAAGTCCCGCTTGGATCGTATATGGCCACGCCATCCTCGCAAATTATGTAACAGAAGGCCCCCAAGAACTCGTTCTCCTTCATGATCTTCTTGAAGATACCCCTCGGGCATATGAAGAGCTTCAGCGGGCCTATCCTGTGAGCCATCATCCTGGCCTCGGCCGAAAATTGGACGAACGTTTCCAGATCCGTTCCATCGTCCAGCAATATGAGTGCGTCCAAATCGCTATCGAAGGAATAATCCCCCCGCGCCCTAGAGCCATAGATTATGATGGCTTCTATTCCGGCTCCATATTTCTTCCCGATCGCGAGCGCGAACTCCTTTAAGCTTTCGAGGGCGCCCTTGGCCGGGGCTGGCCTTTGGGACGTGGATCGGATCACCCCCTTTCCTTATCGAGTTCGGCCTTGATCACAATGGCCTCTCCCAAGGGTATATCGAGCTCCGCCGCTAACTCTTCCGGGGTTATATCGGGCCTCTCCGGGATTATTTGTTCCGAGATGTATTTCTTATGGTATTTGTACATGGGGAGGCTATGGACCGTTTCGACCAATATATCCCAGAGGTCGGCCCCCGACCCCTCTCGGCCATCCTTTCTCCCACGATCCATGGGGGATCGCTCGAAAGCTTTATTAGGGAATCGCGGAAAAAGATTTCTGAGGGCATCGGAGCTTTTGGGCAAAACCCTAACTCCAAAGGACCTCCGAAGCTCTATGGGGTGATGAGTAAGGATGAAGTTGGAGGAATTGATAAAGGATTCGAAGAAGTATGGATGGGATGTGAAATCGGTCAGATACATCTCTGATGGTGAGGTATTATTCGAGTTCGAGAAAAATCTGAGGAATAAGAAATACCACATCTACGTATTCTCGAGCCTTGATGGTAAGGTGATGAGGGGTTTCAACTTCTTCGAGAAAGAGGTTCCCATGAATTTGAATCAATGGGACAATTATGTCCAATAGGGATTAAACCTTGGATCTTTCATAAGCCCTCCTCAACGTCCACCTGATCGCGTTCTTCAGTTCCAAAAGCCTCTTCTCGGTGCCATAATTCTTTACGATTAGCCCCCTCACGCGGCCGTTCTCCTGATCCAATTCATAGGATATGGCCTTATCCGGGGGGATCTCCCCGGCCTTGACGGCCTCTAGATCCTTGGCTTGGAGGGGATCCAAGACTTTCCCTATCAAAAAGGCCCTCAATGGGGGGGAGTTGGCATCGAGCTTCAAGCCCTCATCCATCCTAACGACCAAATGGTCCTTGAAGACGTCGAGATCGGCCAAATGGACTCCATCCTCGGTCTTTATGGGTATCGATTGCATTGGGGCCTCGGCCTCCGGCGCCTTGGGCAATTTCATTTTCTTGAAGCTCCTCTCAGCCAGTAATACGTCAACGACCTCGACTAAGGACCTCAGATTTGCGACCTCCGCCTCTAGTTCCCCTATCCTCCTTTCTAAGAAGGCCTTGGCCTCGGCCAGCTTCTTCAAATCCTCCTCGCTCAAGCCATCTGCACCTTGGCCACGGCGATCGCGAAGTCTGGGCAATAGAGCTCGCAGAGGCCGCATAGCCTACAAGCGCTCGGATCCCTTAGGACGGCGGGCCTTACGCCCTTGGAGTTCAAAG
This window encodes:
- a CDS encoding ferredoxin family protein; this encodes MAILERVAIDRELCKGCGICIEFCPAKALAFGDSLNSKGVRPAVLRDPSACRLCGLCELYCPDFAIAVAKVQMA
- the rqcH gene encoding ribosome rescue protein RqcH, with the translated sequence MVSTSISNSERGSKKASMSNFDLFFLIPELKDKIVGKIIDNVYQISDDTFVMKMRPGNVELLLQPGRRIHVTNYAIKKPKEPTPFCMALRRRLVDSRVSGIEQVGFERIVKIDLMRGQETLCLYVELFKRGNLVLVKDGKISLAWRYARMKDRSIVPNAEFKLPPKGDLDPRSLSPEQLLSLGRRGGPLWRSLMDALGINRLYASELALRAGLSPDSDCSQLGQSDFERIGNAVASILSEEPSPVVVLSRSGSLLDVTPIKLKSYEGLQVKEYSSFNDALDDFFTELEKEREEILLKEAHSKQLERMERILRAQREELEKVSKMISPLREAADAICSRMNEVKWIAYSFFSSLEEGKSEEEALESAKGLSKGDIEVLGWDGASGELRLSLKGVPFSISKGRGPGEAASLLYERAKELERRAEKLRALIEATEAQIASMEKGFSRRIEEGLKLSRKVEKKWYEKFRWFRSSSGKLVLIGRDSSSNELLIKRYLEAGDVVFHADIPGAPFVVVKCGGDLDEATEMEAATAAASYSKAWAEGIGSLDVFWVNSDQVEKGAPSGEYLKKGAFMIRGRRNYIRGVELRLAIGIDPEAMEILAGPRTAVEGRTPYFVEVVPGETPSRRLAEAILNRLIEKVPKAIAKGLKSDEVISKVQALLPYGRGDLAKGQG
- a CDS encoding Mut7-C RNAse domain-containing protein, with product MLGRLSRWLRIIGYDVEYIRNASDEEILRRAKEEGRTVLTRDRSLYAMAKRDGVGAILLEEKDLFGQLARLVELGAIDVDPCNESRCPICGSALREIEKGEVAGRVPAKSLELYEEFWECENDRCGKVYWMGSHWRRIEERLKALEDFKSRLAGEVS
- a CDS encoding LSM domain-containing protein — its product is MEPSRKPLNLLMKRSNREVMIKLKNNAEYRGKMVDCDSHMNIVLEGATKFNNDSPVANFGSVIVRGSNILYICIPPE
- a CDS encoding dihydroorotase family protein, translating into MRADLNLVGGKVYIDGSLVDCGLSIEDGRIRKVGKEASLPPSDEEMSARGLIILPGLIDAHVHMRDMGLSHKEDFGSGTASAVCGGFTTVLDMPNTSPPTDSPERLLEKMEVARGRILSNVGLHGMMTSDLDDLYGMIELGIFSLKIFMDRCDWPRETFERVLAACRDRSLPVTFHAERAHSKWKGSRLREDGCGIGDFLRAHDPELEVLAVEEVIDLIRRTGAKGHICHISLPESVEKLRASRLSGAITCEVTPHHLLLSYDSYAELGNLALTLPPLRSPERVRGLMNYFLQCRIDIVASDHAPHLRDEKLGGSVWEVPPGIPGLETTFPLLFTLVAKGDLPLWKMIEALSEKPAELFGIEGRGRIREGFMADLIMVDPRAEYVLDSSAFKSKAKYSPFDGWRVRGRVVKTIVNGEVVMDEGEIVSKPGIGSLLRPSR
- a CDS encoding nucleotidyltransferase domain-containing protein translates to MIRSTSQRPAPAKGALESLKEFALAIGKKYGAGIEAIIIYGSRARGDYSFDSDLDALILLDDGTDLETFVQFSAEARMMAHRIGPLKLFICPRGIFKKIMKENEFLGAFCYIICEDGVAIYDPSGTFEGMKREVESMGDEERLLFYERCRRMSEELGSPRWVKYWGEKAERLRRGRSS
- a CDS encoding CBS domain-containing protein; amino-acid sequence: MKKRTDLPKVSVKEIMSSPVITVKKGENAIKVAKLMIDNKIGSVIVVDEEKKPIGIITERDIVRIMASGALDPERTKAEDIMSQPLRTISPELGIEEAAKLMRQLGVKRLPIMEGGTLVGIISSGDIIRVTPSIIEMLLERSRIGPAVPEPKTTSLMGYCDLCGAWSDGLRPKDGQYICEDCLSDLDGEST
- a CDS encoding TIGR00296 family protein, with the protein product MARCHRVSNEFSLEDGKFLVKLARRAIWELLRGSKKISPPEGLDEKFLRKRGVFTTLTDHESGELRGCIGFPFPTNPLIEAVIDSAIEAATSDPRFPPVTLEELERRIVLELSILTDPEPIRFKDPRECPSMIEIGEDGLIVERGWAKGLLLPQVAVEWGWDPEEFLSNCCIKAGLPPDAWLMGGTKIYKFRATIFSEKSPNGEVFEKRLKSE
- the radA gene encoding DNA repair and recombination protein RadA, whose translation is MSSEPAKRKYEFIEDIPGVGPATADKLREMGFHTIESLATATVKELIPAGIGEKQAQRIISEARDSIALTFIPAKELIRMRQNVLRLTTGSKAIDELLGGGIETQTITEFYGEYGVGKSVLCHQLSVNVQLPIDKGGLDGGALYIDTEQTFRPEWIVRMSQDLGLDPDSVSQRIIYSEAYNSDHQILILEKADKIIKDNNIKLIIIDSLTAHFRSEYLGREMLAERQQKLNNHMHKLLRLARAFNAAAVVTNQVMAKPDAFFSAPLEAVGGHIVAHTSHTRVFVRKAASGPVRIAKLVSSPYLPEGESVFKITSSGVKDVTEEDQKKRR
- a CDS encoding UDP-N-acetylglucosamine--N-acetylmuramyl-(pentapeptide) pyrophosphoryl-undecaprenol N-acetylglucosamine transferase; the protein is MKVYVSACGIGNGHMARCDPLISHLMRSGIDVLVSTYSDGYAYALRRGFRTVRALSINYRTKPDGSVDFKRTATSSGFSLGVHRFLKQLVREIEYMKWYKPDVVISDSRASSLIAAKLLGIPCALILNQFRIRIVKAPSNGSLGLSDRIFFLIANLAWIYLGVLLSCIWELADRIFIPDFPPPLTISEGNLRLPRRALRKVEFVGPMVRLEDGNERDRILRELGLGGDKPLIYLAVSGPRKERQFLVDKLEDMLKSDLMRRSGYQFVMSCGDPLGRSSKRFGNVVIFDWVDDQDALMRASKVVLCRAGHGTIMKCISLGKPMILVPTPDHTEQYGNAEKVERLGLGRVLHQKDLSEVALLSVIEDLVGKRIEFKLRGEGDAFSRIIDYINLHRRGEQSPAH